The proteins below are encoded in one region of Deinococcus detaillensis:
- the vapC gene encoding type II toxin-antitoxin system VapC family toxin, producing the protein MKVIVDSNVWSEAFRKRAGDPSPELRMLSDLIRENRVQMLGCIRQEVLQGLGRQEAFERIRQSLRPLPDQEVTALEYELAAEFFNTCRQNGIQGSSTDFLIAACSVAFELPILTKDKDFQCFADYLPLKLVQV; encoded by the coding sequence TTGAAAGTCATCGTAGACAGTAACGTCTGGTCGGAAGCGTTCAGGAAGCGGGCGGGTGACCCCTCGCCCGAACTCAGGATGCTGAGCGACCTGATCAGAGAAAACAGGGTGCAGATGCTCGGCTGTATCCGCCAAGAGGTTTTGCAGGGCCTAGGGCGGCAGGAAGCCTTTGAACGTATTCGGCAGAGTCTGCGGCCCCTTCCAGACCAAGAAGTTACGGCGCTGGAATACGAACTGGCCGCAGAGTTTTTTAATACCTGCCGTCAGAACGGCATTCAGGGCAGCAGCACGGATTTTCTGATCGCGGCGTGCAGCGTGGCGTTCGAGCTGCCCATTCTGACCAAAGACAAGGATTTTCAGTGCTTCGCAGACTATCTGCCACTCAAGCTGGTGCAGGTTTGA
- a CDS encoding type II toxin-antitoxin system VapC family toxin, with protein sequence MTLLYLDTSALLRLYTQEPQYQMVVSAKAQSSGVVCHAITSVEAVAALTGRRRRKLLTGGAYQTALAAFEADWPTFRHVAADELLLHDAAHLTTLHPLRAYDAVHLAAAQAIAPLGLQFMTFDLNLRVIAQQVMPGMVWQP encoded by the coding sequence TTGACCTTGCTGTATCTGGATACTTCGGCTTTACTTCGCCTCTATACCCAGGAACCGCAGTATCAGATGGTGGTCAGTGCCAAAGCGCAGTCCAGCGGCGTGGTCTGCCACGCCATCACCTCTGTGGAAGCTGTCGCTGCTCTGACCGGACGCAGGCGACGTAAGTTGCTCACAGGCGGGGCTTACCAGACTGCTCTGGCTGCCTTTGAAGCCGACTGGCCTACATTCCGGCATGTGGCAGCCGATGAACTGCTTCTTCATGACGCTGCCCATCTGACTACACTCCATCCTTTGAGGGCTTACGACGCCGTACACCTCGCCGCCGCGCAGGCTATTGCGCCGTTGGGCTTGCAATTCATGACTTTTGATTTGAACTTGCGGGTCATAGCGCAGCAGGTGATGCCGGGGATGGTCTGGCAGCCGTAA
- a CDS encoding type II toxin-antitoxin system VapB family antitoxin codes for MATNLHIDPNLLERALKVGGHRTKRETVTEALTEYIQHREQLKILDLFGTVDPADMLTDEEMRAQRQRS; via the coding sequence ATGGCAACCAACCTTCACATTGACCCGAATCTGCTGGAGCGTGCGCTGAAAGTGGGCGGCCACCGCACCAAACGCGAAACCGTGACCGAGGCGCTGACCGAGTATATTCAGCACCGCGAGCAGCTCAAGATTCTCGATCTGTTCGGCACAGTAGACCCGGCAGACATGCTGACCGACGAGGAGATGCGGGCGCAGCGGCAGCGGTCTTGA
- a CDS encoding CopG family ribbon-helix-helix protein, with protein sequence MTYETTQRVTVSLPPSLATYLDEYQKSHQLSSRSEAVAQAIEALREKQLAEEYAEYARSGEFVDLENGDGLESGEDDRLWK encoded by the coding sequence ATGACATACGAAACTACGCAACGGGTCACGGTCAGTTTGCCGCCCAGCCTCGCTACTTACCTTGACGAGTACCAGAAAAGCCACCAGCTCAGCAGTCGGAGTGAGGCGGTGGCACAGGCCATTGAGGCCCTGCGAGAAAAGCAACTGGCCGAGGAGTACGCGGAATACGCCCGCTCCGGCGAGTTTGTTGACCTTGAAAATGGGGATGGACTGGAATCTGGCGAGGATGACAGGCTGTGGAAGTAG
- a CDS encoding PIN domain-containing protein, which yields MVNALLLDASALIAFMTDEPGAAQAETALTTQNCFISSITLTEVEGKLVGRGTLTHGQANAVLRQILDPLQEVPFDAACRTKAAFYYARKSPYNLSLGDAACLGTAEALGLNVLTAERGWAKIPDLPFAVQLIR from the coding sequence ATGGTGAACGCCTTATTGCTGGATGCCAGCGCCCTCATCGCGTTCATGACGGACGAGCCGGGAGCAGCGCAAGCTGAAACGGCGCTCACGACCCAGAATTGTTTCATCAGCAGCATCACGCTGACAGAAGTAGAAGGAAAACTGGTGGGGCGAGGCACATTAACACATGGACAGGCCAATGCTGTCTTACGGCAGATTTTAGACCCCTTGCAAGAAGTGCCGTTTGATGCGGCTTGCCGAACCAAAGCGGCCTTCTACTATGCCCGCAAGTCGCCGTACAACCTCAGTCTGGGTGACGCGGCCTGTCTGGGTACGGCTGAGGCACTGGGCCTGAACGTACTGACGGCGGAGCGTGGCTGGGCAAAGATTCCTGATCTGCCCTTTGCTGTGCAACTGATTCGCTGA
- a CDS encoding type II toxin-antitoxin system PemK/MazF family toxin, with translation MEVGLIRRGDIFLVDFSPARNNEANFTRPAVVVTNNAANAQNVVITVVPLTSNVERVYAFQLLLPNERTDLNEDSKAQVEQLRSVALSRVLRRLGHVPEDLMTQLSERVRLHLAL, from the coding sequence GTGGAAGTAGGGCTGATTCGGCGCGGTGATATTTTCCTGGTGGACTTTTCACCTGCCCGGAATAACGAGGCCAACTTCACCCGGCCCGCCGTCGTCGTGACCAACAACGCCGCCAACGCTCAGAACGTCGTGATTACGGTGGTGCCGCTGACCAGCAATGTAGAGCGGGTGTACGCCTTTCAACTGCTACTCCCCAACGAGCGCACCGACCTGAATGAGGACAGCAAAGCACAGGTCGAGCAACTTCGCAGCGTGGCCCTAAGCCGGGTGCTGCGCCGCCTCGGTCATGTTCCCGAAGACCTGATGACACAACTCAGCGAACGGGTGCGGCTGCATCTGGCCCTCTAG